The following coding sequences are from one Capsicum annuum cultivar UCD-10X-F1 chromosome 3, UCD10Xv1.1, whole genome shotgun sequence window:
- the LOC107865839 gene encoding sexual differentiation process protein isp7: MNNSAISIVDLSPFLLRDEDGKRKEREVINEACSRYGFFQIVNHGVPLDLMSRALKLSKSFFECPVEEKIKGSPLPGAPFPAGYNRKPNPSYEFSEYLVMLQPGSTFNVFPAKHPQLREVMGDLFNGFSKTGAILESILNESLGLPPSTLAEFNNDRNSDVLTALHYLPATETGKIGVNSHKDVGCITFVLQDEVGGLEVQNDGKWIPVTPKEGALVVNIGIVLQVLTNNKYKSPNHRVVRPNGRSRNSFSFFYNVSAGKWIEPLPHFTKQIAEKPNYKGFFYKDYLQKRNENKLKRTCELEEDLGLSHFSLTL; this comes from the exons ATGAATAATTCAGCGATATCAATAGTCGATCTCTCCCCTTTCTTACTACGAGATGAAGATGGGAAGAGAAAGGAGAGAGAAGTGATAAATGAAGCATGTAGTCGATATGGCTTCTTCCAAATAGTCAATCATGGGGTGCCTTTGGACCTGATGAGCCGCGCCCTGAAACTATCAAAGTCCTTTTTTGAGTGTCCCGTTGAAGAGAAAATCAAGGGTTCTCCGTTACCGGGGGCACCTTTTCCTGCAGGCTATAACAGAAAACCAAATCCATCTTATGAGTTTTCAGAGTACTTGGTTATGCTTCAGCCTGGATCCACCTTCAATGTTTTTCCTGCCAAGCATCCACAGCTCCG AGAAGTAATGGGAGATTTATTTAATGGATTCTCGAAGACGGGAGCAATTTTAGAGAGTATCCTTAATGAATCCTTGGGTTTGCCTCCAAGTACCCTTGCAGAATTTAACAATGATAGAAATTCAGATGTGTTGACAGCATTGCATTATTTACCAGCAACAGAAACGGGAAAAATTGGAGTAAATTCACATAAAGATGTTGGATGTATAACGTTTGTATTGCAGGATGAAGTTGGAGGGCTTGAAGTTCAAAATGATGGTAAATGGATCCCAGTAACACCAAAAGAGGGTGCCCTCGTTGTCAACATTGGTATTGTTCTTCag gTGCTGACGAATAACAAATACAAGAGTCCAAATCACAGGGTGGTGAGACCAAATGGGAGATCAAGAAATTCATTTTCATTCTTCTATAATGTATCAGCAGGAAAATGGATTGAACCACTTCCCCATTTCACTAAGCAAATTGCTGAGAAACCAAATTATAAGGGATTCTTTTACAAGGATTATCTGCAAAAGCGCAACGAAAATAAGCTCAAACGAACTTGTGAACTTGAAGAAGATCTTGGCTTGTCTCATTTTTCACTCACTCTGTAG